A DNA window from Proteiniborus ethanoligenes contains the following coding sequences:
- the pgsA gene encoding CDP-diacylglycerol--glycerol-3-phosphate 3-phosphatidyltransferase, with the protein MNIPNVLTTIRFLLVPIFVFIFYSSIENNILYATIVFAIAGVTDVLDGYIARTYNMVTKWGVAMDPLADKLMQLTVLICFTSKAYLPIWVIIVVGLKEILMVIGALFLYYSFEKTVIPANRYGKIATIAFYIAILSIAFNFPETLSFILVLLAVMLTLLAFINYFLGFKEVRKDNKNIKSY; encoded by the coding sequence ATGAACATACCTAATGTTTTGACGACTATAAGATTCCTTCTTGTTCCTATTTTTGTATTTATCTTTTATTCATCAATAGAGAACAATATATTGTATGCCACTATTGTATTTGCCATTGCAGGGGTCACAGATGTACTAGATGGATATATAGCTAGAACTTACAATATGGTTACTAAATGGGGAGTAGCAATGGACCCATTAGCAGATAAGCTGATGCAGTTAACGGTCCTCATTTGCTTTACAAGTAAGGCTTATTTGCCTATATGGGTGATAATTGTAGTAGGTTTAAAAGAGATACTTATGGTAATAGGTGCTTTATTTCTCTATTACTCTTTTGAGAAAACTGTTATACCAGCCAATAGATATGGGAAAATTGCAACAATTGCATTTTATATAGCTATATTATCAATAGCCTTTAATTTTCCTGAGACATTGAGCTTTATTTTAGTTTTATTAGCTGTAATGCTTACCTTGTTAGCTTTTATTAATTATTTCTTGGGCTTTAAGGAGGTTAGAAAGGATAATAAAAATATTAAATCCTATTGA